ACGGCCGCCATGACCGCCTCCAGGCGCCGAAGGTATTTGTCCGTCCGCCAGTCCCGGGCCAGCTCCACGGCGGCGCGGGTGAGATTTCCGTTGTATCGCTCCAGTTTGGCCTCCAGGCGCTCGGACAGGTTCAGGGCGTCCGCCGTGGCGCCGGCGAACCCCACGATGATGCGGTCGTTGTAAATGCGCCGCACCTTCCTGGCCTGATGTTTGATCACCGAGTCGCCCAGGGTGACCTGGCCGTCGCCGGCCACCACCGCCCATTCGCCTTTTCTGACCGCCAAAATCGTGGTTCCGTGAAAATTCATACGTGTTTTTTCCGTGTTCATCTGTTTCATCTGTTTTTTAATCCGATTCGCCAGTTCCCCCTCACCCAAGGGGATGGGCCTTGTCGTAAATTTCCATCAGTTTGTCCATGCTGACATGGGTGTATTTCTGGGTGGTGGAAAGGCTTTCATGACCGAGAAGCTCCTGAACCGCCCTCAGATCAGCGCCCGAATCCAGAAGATGGGTGGCGAATGAGTGGCGCAGCGCGTGGGGGGAAACCGGCCCCGGCATGCCGCATCGGGCCGCCGTCTGTTTTAAAATCCGGGCGACGGACCGGGTGGACAGCCGTCCCATGCGGCGGTTCACGAACAGGGGATCGCCATGAGAGGCACCGGCCCCGGCTTTTTCGGCGCGCTTTTCCAGGTAGGCGGACAAAGAGGACAGGGCCCTTTTCCCGATGGGAACAATCCGGTCCTTGCCTCCTTTTCCGGCCACCCGGACCAGCCCCTGGTCAAAATCGGCGTCCGACACATTCATTCCCGCCATCTCGGACACCCGTATCCCGGTGGAATAAAGGGTCTCGAACATGGCCCGGTTCCGGCGGCCCAAAAAATCGTCGCCCGACTCCGAATCCAGGAGCCTGAACATGTCATCCACGGTAAGATAAAAGGGAATGGGCCGGTCCTGCTTGGGAGATCGGACCGTGTCCGCCGGGCTCTCTTCGAGTATTCTCATCCGGACCAGGTATTTGAAAAACGACCGGACGGCGGAGAGCTTTCGGGCCGTGGTGGATTTTTTGCCTTTGCCGCTTAAAAAACCCAGGTATGCCCGAATGGCCAGGATGTCCGCCTCCCCGGGACGGATGGAAAGGCCCGGCTCTTTTTCGGGCTTTCGCCCCAAATGGCGGTCAAGAAACGACAGGAACCCGGTCAGATCGCTT
This genomic window from Candidatus Desulfarcum epimagneticum contains:
- the hslV gene encoding peptidase component of the HslUV protease (Evidence 2a : Function from experimental evidences in other organisms; PubMedId : 10368140, 10693812, 8244018, 9003766, 9013898, 9177170, 9257689; Product type e : enzyme), giving the protein MGEGELANRIKKQMKQMNTEKTRMNFHGTTILAVRKGEWAVVAGDGQVTLGDSVIKHQARKVRRIYNDRIIVGFAGATADALNLSERLEAKLERYNGNLTRAAVELARDWRTDKYLRRLEAVMAAVDDKRMFLISGNGDVIEPDEGIIGIGSGGTMAQAAGVALLAHTDFDAEKIALEAMKIAGSLCVYTNDRVTIEKIKIS
- the xerC gene encoding Tyrosine recombinase XerC gives rise to the protein MTDLSLGRLARDFIRSLESEKGGSPHTRRAYESDLTGFLSFLDRHLGRKPEKEPGLSIRPGEADILAIRAYLGFLSGKGKKSTTARKLSAVRSFFKYLVRMRILEESPADTVRSPKQDRPIPFYLTVDDMFRLLDSESGDDFLGRRNRAMFETLYSTGIRVSEMAGMNVSDADFDQGLVRVAGKGGKDRIVPIGKRALSSLSAYLEKRAEKAGAGASHGDPLFVNRRMGRLSTRSVARILKQTAARCGMPGPVSPHALRHSFATHLLDSGADLRAVQELLGHESLSTTQKYTHVSMDKLMEIYDKAHPLG